Proteins from one Coregonus clupeaformis isolate EN_2021a chromosome 25, ASM2061545v1, whole genome shotgun sequence genomic window:
- the LOC121538823 gene encoding protein LBH-like, whose amino-acid sequence MTEVINTREPVIEDFSVAGAVSADQGISFQIFPDTHERNPKLSKRLPSIVVEPSDGGNVESGELRWPPKDPNSAEVPGGMQPHKHTPLQTTQDQTADVDLNLGVQDSNEVVSGAVVEESN is encoded by the exons ATGACTGAGGTGATTAACACACGGGAACCTGTGATAGAGGACTTCAGTGTAGCTGGAGCAGTGTCAGCGGATCAGGGCATATCCTTTCAG ATTTTCCCAGATACCCATGAGCGGAATCCCAAGCTGTCCAAGAGACTTCCCTCTATTGTGGTGGAGCCCTCTGATGGGGGCAATGTGGAGAGTGGGGAACTCCGCTGGCCCCCTAAGGATCCCAACTCTGCAGAGGTCCCAGGTGGGATGCAGCCCCACAAACACACCCCTCTTCAGACCACACAGGACCAGACAGCAG ATGTAGATCTGAATCTCGGGGTGCAGGACAGCAATGAAGTGGTGtctggggctgtagtggaggaaTCTAACTGA